The Raphanus sativus cultivar WK10039 chromosome 2, ASM80110v3, whole genome shotgun sequence genome includes a region encoding these proteins:
- the LOC108835970 gene encoding uncharacterized mitochondrial protein AtMg00810-like, with protein sequence MYQPDGFVDQDKPDYMCKLTKALYGLKQALRAWFDTFSNFLIDFGFVCSTSDPSLFTYSRDNNFMVLLLYVDDILLIGNTVGILQKLVDALSERFSMKDMETPTYFLGIEMQTLPDGVFLHQTAYVKEILHAAAMSDCNPMPTPLPQRIEEMDTTLFEDPTYFRSLAGTATFGMYIKKSSDLTLMAYCDSDWSGCPETRRSTTGFCTILGSNLVSWSAKRQETVSRSSTEAEYRALA encoded by the exons ATGTATCAGCCTGATGGATTTGTGGATCAAGACAAACCCGACTACATGTGCAAACTAACCAAAGCCCTCTATGGCCTTAAACAAGCACTTAGAGCTTGGTTTGACACTTTTAGTAACTTTCTGATTGATTTTGGGTTTGTCTGCAGCACATCTGATCCATCGTTGTTCACGTACAGCAGAGATAACAACTTCATGGTCCTTCTCCTGTATGTGGATGACATACTTCTTATTGGTAATACTGTGGGTATTCTTCAAAAGTTGGTTGATGCGTTGTCTGAAAGGTTCAGTATGAAAGATATGGAGACACCCACGTATTTTCTTGGCATTGAGATGCAGACTCTTCCTGACGGGGTCTTCCTTCATCAAACGGCGTATGTCAAAGAGATTCTTCACGCTGCTGCTATGTCTGACTGCAATCCAATGCCAACTCCATTACCTCAGAGAATAGAAGAAATGGATACTACGCTGTTTGAAGATCCTACTTACTTCAGGAGTTTGGCAG GGACTGCTACGTTTGGTATGTACATTAAGAAGAGCTCAGACCTCACTCTGATGGCATATTGCGATAGTGATTGGTCGGGATGCCCTGAAACAAGGAGGTCTACAACTGGGTTCTGCACAATCCTTGGTTCAAACTTGGTGTCTTGGTCTGCAAAGCGACAGGAAACTGTCTCCCGCTCATCAACTGAAGCAGAGTACAGGGCATTAGCATAA
- the LOC108840646 gene encoding putative sucrose transport protein SUC6, with product MHIPAALQTADIFTKALPRKAFEQLRSKLGVEETPTPKQSKDVRFPPSIPSHRSYRVVAKDKAVCLLPFQLQVNKIQKFSFSHSPISGMLVQPTVGYYSDRCTSRFGRRHPFIASGAVLVIVAGLLIGYAADLGQVTGDRLEDKVKVRAIWFFALGFWILDVANNTLQGPCRAFLADLAAGDARKTRAFFSFFMAVGNILGYTTGSYTNLHKIFPFTMTRACDIYCANFKSCFFLSIVLLLFVTISSLWYVKDKQWSPEKEDPEVKTPFFGEIIGAFKVMERPMWMLIIVTALNWIAWFPFLLFDTDWMGREVYGGDSSGNDGLKKLYNQGVHAGSLGLMINAIVLGFMSLGIEWTGQKMGGAKRLWGVVNFILAVCLSMTVLVTKYADAHRKTAGELAGPTDGIRAAALSLFAILGIPLAVTFSIPFALASIISSNSGAGQGLSLGVLNLAIVIPQMVVSLGAGQFDSWFGGGNLPGFVVGAIAAAISGVVAIAVLP from the exons ATGCATATTCCTGCGGCACTTCAAACTGCAGACATCTTTACCAAAGCTTTGCCAAGGAAGGCGTTTGAACAGCTTAGAAGCAAACTTGGTGTAGAAGAAACTCCTACGCCAA AACAGAGCAAGGATGTACGGTTCCCACCTTCAATCCCTTCACACCGCTCTTATCGTGTAGTGGCTAAGGATAAGGCAGTCTGTCTATTACCTTTCCAGCT TCAAGTTAATAAAATACAGAAGTTCAGTTTCTCTCACAGTCCCATCTCCGGCATGCTCGTCCAGCCGACCGTCGGTTACTACAGCGACCGATGCACGTCAAGATTCGGTCGTCGGCATCCTTTTATCGCTTCTGGAGCCGTCCTCGTCATAGTCGCCGGTTTACTGATCGGTTACGCCGCTGATCTCGGACAAGTGACAGGAGACAGACTCGAGGACAAGGTGAAGGTGCGTGCCATATGGTTCTTCGCTCTCGGGTTCTGGATCCTGGACGTGGCGAACAACACTCTCCAAGGCCCTTGTCGGGCTTTTTTAGCCGATTTAGCCGCGGGAGACGCGAGGAAAACGCGGGCgtttttttccttcttcatGGCGGTTGGAAACATATTGGGATACACAACAGGTTCTTACACCAACCTACACAAGATTTTCCCCTTCACGATGACTAGAGCATGCGATATCTACTGCGCGAATTTCAAGAGTTGTTTCTTCCTCTCCATTGTTTTACTCTTGTTTGTAACCATATCATCGCTCTGGTACGTTAAAGACAAGCAATGGTCACCGGAAAAGGAAGACCCCGAAGTGAAGACACCCTTCTTCGGGGAGATCATTGGAGCCTTCAAGGTGATGGAACGTCCTATGTGGATGCTGATAATCGTCACTGCCCTAAACTGGATCGCCTGGTTCCCTTTTCTTCTGTTCGATACCGATTGGATGGGTCGTGAGGTGTACGGTGGAGACTCGAGCGGGAACGATGGTTTGAAGAAGCTTTACAACCAAGGAGTCCATGCCGGTTCGTTGGGACTGATGATAAATGCCATCGTTCTTGGATTCATGTCGCTTGGTATTGAATGGACTGGACAGAAAATGGGTGGTGCTAAACGGCTCTGGGGAGTTGTGAATTTCATCCTCGCGGTGTGTTTGTCCATGACggttttggttacaaagtatGCCGATGCTCACAGGAAAACCGCCGGTGAATTGGCCGGTCCGACCGATGGCATTAGAGCTGCTGCATTGTCTCTCTTTGCTATTCTTGGTATTCCACTTGCT GTTACATTCAGTATTCCGTTTGCACTAGCTTCCATAATCTCAAGCAACTCCGGCGCTGGTCAAg GCCTTTCACTGGGAGTTCTAAATTTGGCAATCGTGATACCACAAATGGTGGTGTCGCTTGGAGCTGGACAGTTCGATTCGTGGTTCGGAGGTGGAAACCTACCAGGATTTGTGGTCGGAGCAATTGCAGCTGCAATCAGTGGTGTAGTGGCAATAGCTGTTCTACCTTGA
- the LOC108843421 gene encoding uncharacterized protein LOC108843421 — translation MAWLARSIANSLKIDEDEDDDEKETIIKENPIQDPGSDQQPSSPSSALKSQSPRGVKEDISELTKTFRSQLWGVASFLAPPPATEEEEETRKSSEEEDVIAGIRSDFVEIGGRFKTGISKLSGNLPVSEITKMASSFWQGGGDDGVGDVIGVTEEVVGFAKDLALHPETWLDFPFPEEDNNFDDFEMTDAQYEHALAVERVATGLAALRIELCPAYMSEYCFWRIYFVLMHPKFSKHDALLLSTPQVLESRALLSHELLHKRNKAEVMVPESSGDIGTASANEEPLTVSSPEPVKTISVETIHSSETSEVETEKHPIESKEIQVVDKPVIEEKPAPAPQDKPVTGSSPRVIDVQVDDDDDDDVDDWLKDEDNAGTVSSTVATKHVVDEDEDVTFSDLEEDDDDVPVNYKK, via the exons ATGGCGTGGTTAGCCAGATCCATAGCGAATTCCCTCAAGATCGATGAagacgaagatgatgatgagaaggAGACCATCATCAAGGAAAACCCTATCCAAGATCCCGGTTCCGATCAACAACCGTCTTCGCCGTCGTCGGCGTTGAAATCACAGTCACCACGAGGCGTGAAGGAAGACATCTCCGAACTCACGAAGACCTTCAGAAGTCAGCTATGGGGTGTCGCTTCATTCCTGGCGCCACCGCCTgcgacggaggaggaggaggagactcGAAAGTCTTCGGAGGAGGAGGATGTGATCGCTGGGATCAGGAGCGATTTCGTGGAGATCGGAGGTAGGTTCAAGACCGGGATCTCGAAGCTATCGGGGAACTTGCCTGTATCGGAGATTACGAAGATGGCTTCGAGTTTCTGGCAAGGAGGGGGTGATGATGGTGTTGGAGATGTGATTGGTGTGACGGAGGAAGTAGTTGGTTTCGCCAAGGATCTTGCTCTTCATCCTGAGACGTGGCTTGACTTCCCCTTCCCCGAGGAGGATAATAACTTCGATG ACTTTGAGATGACTGATGCTCAATATGAGCACGCCCTGGCCGTGGAAAGGGTTGCAACGGGTCTAGCTGCTTTGAGGATCGAGCTTTGCCCTGCTTACATGAGCGAGTATTGCTTCTGGAGGATTTACTTTGTACTTATGCATCCTAAGTTCAGCAAACATGATGCCTTGCTTCTCTCTACTCCTCAG GTACTTGAATCAAGAGCATTGTTATCTCATGAGCTGCTGCATAAGAGAAACAAAGCTGAAGTGATGGTTCCAGAGAGTAGCGGTGATATAGGAACTGCTAGTGCCAATGAGGAACCACTTACTGTGTCTTCACCAGAGCCAGTCAAGACCATCTCTGTCGAAACAATACATTCGAGTGAGACATCTGAGGTTGAGACGGAGAAGCATCCAATCGAGAGCAAGGAGATACAAGTTGTTGACAAGCCTGTGATTGAAGAAAAACCAGCACCAGCGCCTCAAGACAAGCCAGTCACTGGATCTTCACCTAGAGTTATTGACGTTCAagtcgatgatgatgatgatgatgatgttgatgattgGTTGAAGGATGAAGATAATGCTGGAACTGTTAGCTCCACCGTAGCAACCAAACATGTTGtggatgaagatgaagatgtaACGTTTAGTGATCTGGAAGAAGATGACGACGATGTGCCAGTGAATTACAAGAAATGA